Proteins co-encoded in one Gossypium arboreum isolate Shixiya-1 chromosome 11, ASM2569848v2, whole genome shotgun sequence genomic window:
- the LOC108473864 gene encoding uncharacterized protein LOC108473864 isoform X2 — translation MLKLCLMASHGYTPSPGLVFHREKGVSRMIKECQTLLPSKAIKNDMVQTGPFDLKCNGIKEQPKPVTLLCEPKLIVDVDPKAQKPMAIDKPDTALFGSGIAEKCTRHEKLLKFLVSGSKDVDKGELDLSLLSDLIEPLMFGVHQQPYASLIYPSSEFDDQKPLPDIVGEMVQDSKLIANSDGLVVFTSSGTEMKDILSIVAEFHLSSNSTKWRRQSGLVPYFNRTRSKKVHASTSLAPKYEVASVAPPKSPEKIKPKPSPKRKMSKKSTRERNLYKANYFHACESLLSLMVNKHRHGKMAILSLKKSGPELPQLLTQFSAGIAGTGLAVVLSVFCKVAYARAPLCTSNLFSTSLGFGLVWLSWAVNRLRDTIENISKNTGKLDMKEKEMIKRVEKSVDDIYIRAATLMAAAMLRFV, via the exons ATGTTGAAACTTTGTTTAATGGCTTCTCATGGGTACACTCCCAGCCCGGGACTTGTTTTTCACCGGGAAAAAGGTGTTAGCAGGATGATCaag GAATGTCAAACCTTGTTGCCAAGTAAAGCAATAAAAAATGACATGGTACAAACGGGTCCCTTTGATCTGAAGTGCAATGGAATCAAAGAGCAGCCAAAACCAGTTACCCTTCTTTGTGAGCCTAAACTGATTGTAGATGTCGATCCAAAAGCACAAAAGCCTATGGCTATTGATAAACCAG ACACAGCTCTCTTTGGCTCTGGGATAGCTGAGAAGTGCACAAGACATGAAAAACTCTTAAAGTTTCTTGTGTCTGGATCAAAGGATGTGGATAAAGGGGAACTTGATTTATCATTGCTATCAGATTTGATTGAACCGTTGATGTTTGGTGTGCATCAGCAGCCTTATGCTTCTCTAATTTATCCAAGTAGTGAGTTTGATGACCAGAAGCCGCTTCCAGACATTGTAGGAGAGATGGTACAAGATTCAAAACTTATTGCTAATTCAGATGGTCTAGTTGTATTTACAAGTAGTGGGACCGAGATGAAAGACATTCTTTCAATCGTTGCTGAATTTCACTTATCAAGCAACTCAACTAAATGGAGAAGGCAGTCGGGACTGGTCCCATACTTCAACAG GACCCGGAGCAAAAAAGTGCATGCTAGTACTAGTCTCGCTCCAAAATATGAAGTTGCGAGTGTTGCACCTCCAAAGAG TCCGGAGAAAATCAAGCCCAAGCCATCACCAAAAAGGAAGATGTCTAAGAAGTCAACCAGGGAGAGAAATCTTTACAAAGCAAATTATTTCCATGCATGTGAGAGTCTTCTTTCTTTGATGGTAAATAAGCACCGGCATGGCAAAATGGCAATTCTTTCCCTGAAGAAGTCTGGCCCTGAACTTCCTCAACTTTTGACCCAATTCTCTGCTGGCATTGCCGGGACTGGTCTTGCTGTTGTCTTGTCTGTTTTCTGTAAGGTAGCGTATGCGAGAGCCCCATTGTGTACATCTAACCTCTTTAGCACTAGCCTTGGTTTCGGGCTAGTTTGGCTCTCCTGGGCAGTTAACAGACTGAGGGACACGATCGAAAATATCAGCAAGAATACTGGCAAGTTGGATATGAAGGAAAAAGAGATGATTAAGAGAGTTGAGAAAAGTGTTGATGACATCTACATCAGAGCTGCAACGTTGATGGCTGCAGCGATGTTAAGGTTTGTATGA
- the LOC108473864 gene encoding uncharacterized protein LOC108473864 isoform X1, whose amino-acid sequence MLKLCLMASHGYTPSPGLVFHREKGVSRMIKQECQTLLPSKAIKNDMVQTGPFDLKCNGIKEQPKPVTLLCEPKLIVDVDPKAQKPMAIDKPDTALFGSGIAEKCTRHEKLLKFLVSGSKDVDKGELDLSLLSDLIEPLMFGVHQQPYASLIYPSSEFDDQKPLPDIVGEMVQDSKLIANSDGLVVFTSSGTEMKDILSIVAEFHLSSNSTKWRRQSGLVPYFNRTRSKKVHASTSLAPKYEVASVAPPKSPEKIKPKPSPKRKMSKKSTRERNLYKANYFHACESLLSLMVNKHRHGKMAILSLKKSGPELPQLLTQFSAGIAGTGLAVVLSVFCKVAYARAPLCTSNLFSTSLGFGLVWLSWAVNRLRDTIENISKNTGKLDMKEKEMIKRVEKSVDDIYIRAATLMAAAMLRFV is encoded by the exons ATGTTGAAACTTTGTTTAATGGCTTCTCATGGGTACACTCCCAGCCCGGGACTTGTTTTTCACCGGGAAAAAGGTGTTAGCAGGATGATCaag CAGGAATGTCAAACCTTGTTGCCAAGTAAAGCAATAAAAAATGACATGGTACAAACGGGTCCCTTTGATCTGAAGTGCAATGGAATCAAAGAGCAGCCAAAACCAGTTACCCTTCTTTGTGAGCCTAAACTGATTGTAGATGTCGATCCAAAAGCACAAAAGCCTATGGCTATTGATAAACCAG ACACAGCTCTCTTTGGCTCTGGGATAGCTGAGAAGTGCACAAGACATGAAAAACTCTTAAAGTTTCTTGTGTCTGGATCAAAGGATGTGGATAAAGGGGAACTTGATTTATCATTGCTATCAGATTTGATTGAACCGTTGATGTTTGGTGTGCATCAGCAGCCTTATGCTTCTCTAATTTATCCAAGTAGTGAGTTTGATGACCAGAAGCCGCTTCCAGACATTGTAGGAGAGATGGTACAAGATTCAAAACTTATTGCTAATTCAGATGGTCTAGTTGTATTTACAAGTAGTGGGACCGAGATGAAAGACATTCTTTCAATCGTTGCTGAATTTCACTTATCAAGCAACTCAACTAAATGGAGAAGGCAGTCGGGACTGGTCCCATACTTCAACAG GACCCGGAGCAAAAAAGTGCATGCTAGTACTAGTCTCGCTCCAAAATATGAAGTTGCGAGTGTTGCACCTCCAAAGAG TCCGGAGAAAATCAAGCCCAAGCCATCACCAAAAAGGAAGATGTCTAAGAAGTCAACCAGGGAGAGAAATCTTTACAAAGCAAATTATTTCCATGCATGTGAGAGTCTTCTTTCTTTGATGGTAAATAAGCACCGGCATGGCAAAATGGCAATTCTTTCCCTGAAGAAGTCTGGCCCTGAACTTCCTCAACTTTTGACCCAATTCTCTGCTGGCATTGCCGGGACTGGTCTTGCTGTTGTCTTGTCTGTTTTCTGTAAGGTAGCGTATGCGAGAGCCCCATTGTGTACATCTAACCTCTTTAGCACTAGCCTTGGTTTCGGGCTAGTTTGGCTCTCCTGGGCAGTTAACAGACTGAGGGACACGATCGAAAATATCAGCAAGAATACTGGCAAGTTGGATATGAAGGAAAAAGAGATGATTAAGAGAGTTGAGAAAAGTGTTGATGACATCTACATCAGAGCTGCAACGTTGATGGCTGCAGCGATGTTAAGGTTTGTATGA